CCGCCACGGCGCGCACCCGGCTCATGCAGGTCTTCGACCTCACCGAGCCGCAGGCCGGATACATCCTTGAGCTCCAGCTGCGCCGGCTCACGAAGTTCTCGGTTATCGAGCTGGAGAAGGAGCGCGACGAGCTGGCCCGCGAGATCGAGGCCCTCGAGGCGATCCTGGCCGACGACGTGCTGCTGCGGCGCGTGGTCTCCCGTGAGCTGGCGGCCGTGGCCGAGCAGTTCGGCACCCCGCGGCGCACGGTGCTGCTGGAGGCCTCCGGTGAGCGCGTGACGTCGTCGGCCGCTGCAGAGACTGCGGACGACGCCTCCGCCTCAGGTCGGGGTGCGAAGCGGGCCGGTGGCGCCGTGCAGCCGATGACGCTCATGCCCAGCGCCTCCCCGGTGCCGCTGACCGTCCCCGACGACCCGTGCCGGGTGCTGCTGTCGGCCACCGGACTGGTGGCGCGCACGGCCGGCACCGAGCCGGTGGCCCGCACCGGTGGGCGCCAGCCCCACGACGCCCTGACCTCCCAGGTGGCTACCACGGCGCGTGGGCGCATCGGCGCGGTCACTGACACCGGGCGGCTGGTGCTGCTCGACGTCGTCTCCACCACGGAGGTGCCCCGCACCGAGGGGGCCCCGGGGCTGGCCGGTGCGACTCAGGTTCGCCAGCTGGTGGACATTGAGCCGGAGGAGAAGGTGGTGGGGCTGGTCCCGGTGGGGTCGGCCGACAACCCGCCCATCGTCCTGGCCACGGCTGAGGGCGTCATCAAGCGGGTCAAGCCCGGTGACGAGCCCAGGAACGCCGAGAGCTGGGAGGTCATCTCCCTGTCCGAGGGCGACCGGGTGGTCTTCGCCGGCACCGCGGCGGACACGGACTTCCTGGCGCTGGTGACCTCCGACGCCCAGCTGCTGCGGTTCCAGGCCGCCAAGGTGCGTCCGCAGGGCCGGGGTGCCGGTGGGATGGCGGGGATCTCGCTGCACGAGGGCGCCCGGGTCATCGCCGGCGCGGCGGTTCCTGAGGAGCTCCTGGCCGAGGCCGTGGTGGTGACGGTGGCGGGCTCCGAGGGCTCGCTCCCGGGCACCGGCGGGGGCAGTGTCAAGGTCACGCCCTTGGATCGCTACCCGGCGAAGGGTCGGGCCACGGGCGGGGTTCGCTCGCACCGGTTCCTGCGCGGTGAGGACGAGCTGGTGGTCGCCTGGGTGGGGGTGGCCCCGCCGCGGGCGCTGCGCGAGGGCGGCAAGCCGGTCGCGCTGCCGGAGCCCGATGAGCGGCGTGACGGCTCCGGCTCACCGCTACCGGCCCCCATCATCGGAATCGGCTGACGGGGCCGGTCGCAGCAGCATCCCGGGGATCCGCCCGCGAGCAGGGCGGTTGTGCCTACAGTGGCGCATGGCCGATCAACCGTCCGCAGACCTGCTCATCAGGGATGCGCGCATCGTCCCTTTCCGGTCCCGCACCGAGCTGGGGGCGCTGCGCCGAGGTGACCCTCACCCTGGCGCCTTGGCCGCGCCGCCGCCCCCGGGTGAGCCCGTGGATGTGCGTATCAAGGCGGGCCGGGTCGTCGAGGTGGGACAGGGGCTGAATGCTCCCGGGACACGGGTCCTTGAGGCCGAGGGCTCCTTCCTCATTCCCGGCCTGTGGGACGCTCACGCCCACCTGGACATGGAGGCGGCGCGCTCGGCGCGTATTGACACGCTGGCCACCCGCAGCGCCGAGGAGGCCCTGGAGCTGGTGGCCCGGGCGCTGCGGGATCATCCGGCCGGTTCACGGCCGGCCACGATCCAGGGCTTCGGGCACCGCCTGTCCAACTGGCCCCGGGTGCCCACGGTGGCCGAGCTCGACGCCGTCACCGGGGAGGTTCCCACGCTGCTCATCTCCGGGGACGTGCACTCCGGGTGGCTGAACTCGGCGGCGCTGCGTGTCTTCGGCCTGCCGGGGGCCAGCGCCCAGGCCCCGGGAGCACCGATGAAGGAGGACCCGTGGTTCGCCCTACTAGACCGCCTCGATGAGGTTCCGGGGACACGCGAGCTGCGGGAATCCGGCTACCGACAGGTCCTGGCCGACATGCTGTCCCGGGGCGTCACCGGCGTGGTGGACATGAGCTGGTCGGAGGATCCCGATGACTGGCCGCGGCGCCTGCGGACCATGGCGGACGAGGGCGTTCTTACCCAGGTGCTGCCCCGCATCCGCATCGGGGTCTACCGCGACAAGCTGGAACGGTGGATCGCCCGGGGCCTGCGCACCGGGACCGCGCTGGCGGGCTCACCCCGCCTGCCCGACGGATCCCCGGTGCTGGTGCAGGGGCCGCTCAAGGTGATCGCAGACGGCTCGATGGGCTCGGGCAGCGCACACATGTGCGAGCCCTATCCCGCCGAGCTGGGCCTGGAGCACGCCTGCGGCGTGGTCAACATCGACCGGGCCGAGCTCACCGACCTCATGGCCCACGCCTCCCGGCAGGGTTATGAGATGGCCATCCACGCCATCGGGGACGCGGCGGTCGACGACGTCGCTGCGGCCTTCGCGCACTCGGGTGCTGCCGGGCGCTTGGAGCACGCCCAGCTGCTGCCGGCAGACGCCCTCGCTGAGCCTGATGGGGCGCTCAGGCGCCTCGTGGGCTGCGGGATCGAGCTGTCGGTTCAGCCGGCCCACCTCATTGACGACTGGGCGGCCGTGGGGCGTGTGTGGCCGGGACTGGAGGGGCGCACCTACGCCTTCGCAGACATGGTGGCCGCCGGGGCCCTGCTTCAGCTGGGATCGGATGCGCCGGTGGCGCCCCTGGACCCGTGGCTGGCCATGTCGGCGGCCGTGGGGCGTCGGACACCGGACGGCTCGGTGTGGTCGCCGGATCAGCGGCTGACGGCCGAGGAGGCGCTGGCAGCCAGCGTCAACGGGGCCGGTCCGGTGGCGGTGGGTTCTCAGGCCGACCTGGTGCTCCTAGCCGAGGACCCCCTGCGCTTGGAGGCCGAGGAGCTGGCGGGCGTTCTCCCAGTGGCCACCGTGGTGGCCGGAGCTGTGGCCTGTCTACAAGGGTGAACCGCCCGGGGGACGCACGCCCCACTCAGACGTCGAGGGCGTAGAGGATGGTGCCGCGGGTGGGCACGTAGCCCAGGGACTCATACAGGTCCACGGCACCACTGGGGTTGTCGGTGTCGACGCCGGCGGCGGCGTACTCCATGCCGTCGGCGGCGTAGGCGCGCATGGCGGCCACCAGCAGCGCGGGCCCGATCTGGCGGTGGCGGTAGTCGCTGAGGACCCCGAGCACGTCGGTGTAGCCCTCACGCCAGCCCAGTGCCTGCCAGTCCTGCTCGTAGCGGCCTGAGCGCAGGTAGCCGGCGACACGGGCCCGGTCCCCCGAGCGATCCATGGCCACAAAGCTCCACTGCGGGGCGAAGTAGGCGCTGCCGGCGGTCCAGTCCTCGGGGGTGACGTTCTCCGTCTCCCAGGTCTCGGCCATGGCCTGGTTGTAGGCGCGCCGGACGTCGTCGTCGATCTCGGGGGTCCACGGGTCGATGGTGATGAAGCCGTCCAGGTCCACCTCGGGGATCTCGTCACCGAGGAAACGGCGTACCTCCCGGTACCAGCGCATGGGTTCGAAACCCATGTCCTTGAGGTGGTCCTGCATGCGTTGGTCATCCTCCATGACGGTGGTGACCACGTGGGCGGGGACCTGGGCCGAGCCCTTGCCCGGCACGGAGCCGGCCCGTTCGGCCCCCACGAGGTGGCGGGCCCGCTCGGCCTGCCAGTGCAGGAGGGTGCGCCCGATGCCGCGGTTGCGTACGGACGGGTCCACGGTGCCGGTCATGGAGGCGTAGATCTCCCCAGCCGGTCGGAGGCGTACCAGCCCGAAGGCGCGCATGACGCCATCGGTGTCACGCCCGGCGACGCCGGAGTAGGTGGGGTCGAGGAAGTACTCGGCCGTCTCCTGCTCACTGGTGCGGTAGGGAGGGTTGTCGACATCCTCGGCCCGAGCGATGAGCGCGGCCAGCTCGTGGTTGTCCTCCGGACCCAGCGGCCGCCAGGTCAGCTGCCGTGACAGGGACGAGCGGGGCCCCGGGCGCAGGATGGGCCAGGGTGAGGATCCCGCCCGGCGGATGCCGTAACCGGGTGCCATCAGCACACCTCCCTCATGAGGACGAAGAATGACGATCAGTCAGTGAGCAACGCGCCTCGACCTTCGGCGGGCCGTGACACGAAGGTTACCGACCATACCCGAAGAAGCGGCCGAGACCTGACGCGCCGGTCAGGCGTCGATGCGCTCGCGATCAACGTCACGCGCGCCTTCGACGATGAAGTCCCGGCGGGGCTCGACCGATGAGCCCATGAGGAGCTCGAAGACGGACTCGGCCTCCATGATCTGGGCCTCGTCCCCCAGGGTGATGCGCCGCAGGGTCCGGTGCTGGGGCTCCATGGTGGTCTCGGCGAGCTGGTGGGCGTCCATCTCCCCCAGGCCCTTGTAGCGCTGGGGCTCCTTGAAGCTGCGGCCCGCGCGCTCCAGGCGGCGCAGGGTGGTGACAAGCTCCTCGTCGGAGTAGGTGTAGATGATCTCCTTCTTGCGCCGCCCCGAGCCGGAGACCTCGATGCGGTGCAGGGGCGGGACGGCGGCGAAGACCCGGCCCGCCTCGATCATGGGGCGCATGTAGCGGAAGAAGAGAGTCAGCAGGAGGGTGCGGATGTGGGCGCCGTCGACGTCGGCGTCGGTCATGAGGATGACCTTGCCGTAGCGGGCGGCCTCCAGGTCGAAGGTGCGTCCGCTACCGGCGCCGACCACCTGGATGATGGCCGAGCACTCGACGTTACGCAGCATGTCGGCCTGGGAGGCCTTCTGCACATTGAGGATCTTGCCGCGGATCGGCAGGAGCGCCTGGAACTCGGAGTCGCGGGCGTTCTTGGCGGTTCCCAGGGCGGAGTCGCCCTCGACGATGAACAGCTCGGAGGCGGCGACGTCGTCGCTGCGGCAGTCGGCGAGCTTGGCCGGCAGGGAGGAGGTCTCCAGGGCGGTTTTGCGGCGGGTGATCTCCTTGTGCAGGCGCGCTGAGACGCGGGCGCGCATCTCACCGACGATCTTCTCCTCCAGGGCGCGCGCCTGGGTCTTGAGGTCCCGCTTGGAGGAGGTCAGCAGGGAGGTGAGCTCGCGCTCGACCACCTTGGAGACGATCTGGCGCACGGGCCCGGTGCCCAGGACCTCCTTGGTCTGGCCCTCGAACTGGGGCTCGGGGACGCGCACGGTGATGACGGCGGTCAGGCCCGCCATGATGTCGTCCTTCTCGACGCGGCCGTCCTTGGCGGTGAGCTTCAGGGCCCGGGAGTCGGCCTCGATGCGCTTGCGCAGCACCTTGGTGAGGGCCTGCTCGAATCCGGTCAGGTGGGTGCCTCCCATGGGGGTGGCGATGATGTTGACGAAGGAGCGCTCCGTGGTGTCGTAGCCGATCCCCCAGCGCAGGGCGACGTCAACCATGCAGGTGCGCTCGACCTCCACGGGCCGCAGGTGCCCGCTGGCGCGGTCGAGCTGCTGGACGGTCTCGGTGTAGGTGCCTTCGCCGGTGAGGCGGAAGGTGTCGGTGACTGAGCCGTCGGAGGCCAGGAAGTCGACGAAGTCGGCAGTGCCGCCCAGGGCCTGGAAGACCTCGACGCCGTCGTCATCACCGGTGTCGAACAGGTCGCCGCGGTTCTCGGTGGCGTTCTTGGCAGCCGCGCGCAGGGTGACCTCGTGGACGGCGTCGTCGGTCTCGCCGGCGTCGGCGGCCGGCGTGGTGGAGGCCGCGATGGCCTCGGCCTCGGGGCGCTTGTCCTCCAGGCGCAGGGTGAGGCCCGGAACGAGGAAGCTGGTCTGGCGCAGGCGGGCGCGCAGGGCGGCGGCGTCGTACTCGGTGGGCTTGGGGAAGATCTGGGGGTCGGCCCAGTAGCGGACCCGGGTTCCGGTCACGCCGCGGCGCACCTTGCCGATGACGCGCAGCTCGGAGGCCTTCGTGAACCCGGTGAAGGGTGAGGAGGGGCCGCGCCCGGCGGAGTCGTCGAAGATGCCGGGCTCGCCGCGGTGGAAGCTCATGGCGTAGGTCTTGCCGCCGCGGTCGACCTCGACGTCCATGCGCTCGGCCAGGGCGTTGACGACGGACGCCCCCACGCCGTGCAGACCGCCGGCGGCGCCGTAGGAGCCGCCGCCGAACTTCCCGCCGGCGTGCAGCTTGGTATAGACGAGCTCGACACCGGTCAGGCCGGATGAGGGCTCGATGTCCACGGGCACGCCGCGCCCGTTGTCACGCACCTCGATGGAGCCGTCGTCGTGGACGGTCACTGAGATGTCGTCGCCGTGCCCCTCGAGGGCCTCATCGACGGCGTTGTCCACGATCTCCCACACGCAGTGCATGAGACCGCGCTGGTCGGTGGAGCCGATGTACATTCCCGGGCGCTTGCGCACGGCCTCGAGCCCCTCCAGGACGGAGAGGTGGCGGGCGGAGTAGTCGCCCCGGCTGGTCTTGTTCTCAGATGAGGGCACGCTGGGAATCTAGCCGATCAGTGCCGCCGGTGCCTTGTGCCCCGCCGCGGTGCGCGTGTGGCGTCATACGTCATGCGGCCACGCCCGAAGCCGTTGGGGTCCCTACGTCAGCGGAAGGGCGGGGCTCACCCGCGCGCTGCCGATCCCACGGTCGGCCTTGCCCAGCCGGAAGCGCACCCGCCTCTTGAGCACGGTGCCGGAGACGGCCCGCCCGTCCACCAACCCCTCGCCGGGCAAGAGTGTGAAGGTCCATCGCTCGGCGTAGTCCGAGTCGGGAACGAGCCCGGGTGGGCACTGCAGGAGGCGGGCTCCCCAGATCTGACGGGTCATGAGGGCACGGGTGTCGAGGCCGTCGACCTCGAAGAGCTCCACGGCAGCGGCGGAGACGTCCTCATGGCTTCCCGCCGAGATTCCATACTGGCCGACGACGCCGGCCACCACCATCCAGCCGTCCTTGCCCAGCGTGACCCCAGCAGCATCGGTGGAGTCGGCGAGGTCGGCCCCCTCCCCCAGGGCCGGGTCAACGAAGTCCTCGGTCAGATCGGGCTGCTGACCGCGGCGGATGTTCAGGTCCATGGCCCCACGGGTGTCGAGTCGGTTACTGGCCGGGACCGCCAGGAGCCCGTAGTCGACGTCGTCGGAGAAGCGGAAGGGGGCGAAGTGCTCCCTTAAATGGGCCACCGTGCACTCGGCCCGCGCCCAGCGGGCACCGGCACCGCCTCCGTCTCCCGCGCCCTCGTCCAGGCACTCGGCGACGACCTCGGCGGGCGGTCGCAGCCCTACGGCCTCCAGCCTCTGTCGAAGGGCCACGTTGGTCGCCCAGCCCGAGCGCTCCAGGCGCGCGATCTCACGGTCGCGGAACTCCTGCACCACTGACATCCTGACGGCTCCTCCCGAGTCCTGCGCTTTGACGGCTCACCACGGCTGCTCTCCAGCATTCACCCGATCGGTCGGCTCCATGGTGACGTGCGCCATGACGCTGGTGCGCCGTGGGCGAAAGCGCGTGCGCCTCAGGCGGAAATGGCCGCCCCTGACGGGTGGGAGCGCCTGCGCCGTGATGCAATGCAGTCCATGAGCACAACCGGAACCTCAACCGCCGCGCAGGCGGTGACCACCCTGGACGAGCAGGCCACTCCTGCCGCCGACTCCACCGAGCGCCCGCTGACCACAGCCGACCGCTGCGATGTCTGCGACGCGCAGGCCTACGTCCGAGTCGTCATGCTGACCGGCGAGCTCTTCTTCTGCGGCCACCATGCCCGCAAGCACGCAGACAAGCTCAAAGAGGTCGCCCTGCTGTTCCAGGACGAGACCTCGACCCTGACCTCCGGCAGCTGAGGCCGCCGGCCAGCCCGGCCGACAGCCCAACCGACAGCCCGACCAACGTGGACTTTTTCACTGAGGTCGGCATTGAAGTTCACTGAGTTTCACAGTCTTTTTCTACCGGATGCTGCATATCCTCGTTCCTGAGGCCCTGCTCGTGTTCCCTCCCCGAATCCCCCGGGACAGAGCCTTGCGCTGATTGAAGCATCCCGCCCCATCCAGGCTCGACGAAGCCGCGTGACCCCTCAAGGAACTGCCTGTGAAACGTCCTCTCCGCGTCATAACCGCCTCTGCTCTGCTCGTCGTTTGCAGCGCGATCGCACTTTCAGGATGCTCCGGTTCTGCTGGCTCCAGCGCCTCCTCCTCTGCCAACACCGCCTCGGCGGGCGCGAAGGCATCCGGTCCCGTCATCATCGACCTGCGTTCGGCTGAGGAGTTCAAGAAAGGGCACCTCGAGGGGGCAGTTAACTACGACTTCTCCTCAGGTGATTTCTCCAGCCAGATCTCGAGCCTGGACCACAGCTCCCAGTACCAGCTCTACGGCTCCGCCGACCAGCCCAAGATGGCCAGCGCCGTCATGCGCAACGCCGGCTTCTCCAGCGTCACCGAGCTGGGGACCCTCGACGCCGCCAAGAAGACCACCGGGGCCAAGGTCGTCACCGGTTGACGTCAGGGCAGGTCAGGCGGGCGCATGTTCTCTTGATCGGCCTCATGACCCTCACCCCAACGGCGTCGGCCCCGGAACCGCATGAGTTCCGGGGCCGACGCCGTTGACACGCAGAAGCCGGTCGGGCTCCGTCGTCCGGGCGAGTCCGCTCAGTCCAGGTAGTCGCGTAGGACCTGGCTGCGCGAGGGGTGGCGCAGCTTGGACATGGTCTTGGACTCGATCTGGCGGATGCGCTCCCGGGTAACCCCGTAGACCTTGCCGATCTCATCGAGGGTCTTGGGCTGGCCATCGGTCAGACCGAAACGCATGGAGACCACGCCGGCCTCACGCTCCGAGAGGGTGTCCAGCACGGCGTGGAGCTGCTCCTGCAGGAGGGTGAAACTCACCGCGTCGGCCGGGACCACGGCCTCGGAGTCCTCAATGAGGTCACCGAACTCCGAGTCCCCGTCCTCACCCAGCGGCGTGTGCAGGGAGATCGGCTCGCGCCCGTACTTCTGGACCTCGACCACCTTTTCCGGGGTCATGTCCAGCTCGACGGCCAGCTCCTCCGGGGTGGGCTCACGTCCCAGGTCCTGAAGCATCTGGCGCTGTACGCGGGCGAGCTTGTTGATGACCTCGACCATGTGCACCGGGATGCGGATGGTGCGGGCCTGGTCAGCCATCGCGCGGGTAATGGCCTGGCGAATCCACCAGGTGGCGTAGGTGGAGAACTTGAAGCCCTTGGTGTAGTCGAACTTCTCCACGGCGCGGATGAGGCCCAGGTTGCCCTCCTGGATGAGGTCCAGGAAGAGCATGCCGCGGCCCGTGTAGCGCTTGGCCAGGGAGACCACCAGTCGCAGGTTGGCCTCCAGCAGGTGGTTCTTGGCCCGCTGACCGTCCTGGGCCACCCAGTGCAGCTCGCGACGCAGCTTGGCCGGCAGGTCGTTGCCCTCCTCGGCCAGGCGGTGCTCGGCGTAAAGACCGGCCTCGATGCGCTTGGCGAGCTCGACCTCCTGCTCGGCGTTCAGCAGCGCGACCTTACCGATCTGCTTGAGGTAGTCCTTGACCGGGTCCGCGGTGGCGCCGGCGGTGACGACCCGCTGGGCCGGCTCGTCGCCCTCGTCGGAGTCGGAGACGGTGAAGGAGCCGTCCTTGTCCTGGGACTTGCCGCGCTTGCCGGACTTCTTGGAGGCGGCCTTCTCCGCCTCCTCCCGGCGCATGCGCTCGAGCTCACCGGTCAGGGCCGCGATGGAGGGCTGCATCTTGATGCCCTTGATGACCCAGCCACGGAAGATGTAGCCGTTCTGAGCGAGGTAGTCGCGCGCCACCATGGGGGCGGAGTCGCCGATGACGAAGCGAGGCACCGGTCCGTGGCCGTAGGGGGCCAGCGTGATGGGCTCCTCCAGGGTGCCGTGGCCGGCGATCTCCAGGTTCTCCACAACCGTGCGCGATCGCACGAAGAGAGTCGCCCCCGGTGCCAGACGAACCCCCTTGAGGGAGGCGGGGTCGTTGAAGGGGCTGCGCTTGGAGCCGTCACCGTTCTCCTCCAGGCTCACATCCAGGTAGTAGTCGCGCAGTTCGGCGGCTGGGCCGTCATCCTCCTGGACAGCCTGCGCCTCGGAGTCGTCATCCTGGTCCTCGTCCCCATCAGAGGAGTCCTCGTCGTCCTCGTCAGAGTCGTCGTAGTCCTCGTCGTCGTAGTCGGCGTCGTCGTCTCCTTCGTCGTCGAGGTCGAAGTCCTCGTCGTCGAGCGGGGTCTCGTCGACGTCGTCAGTGAGCTCGGTGCTGGAGCGCGTCACTGTGGAAGAAGCCACGGAGTTCCTTTCGCGTGGGCGGGCGGACAGCCGGTGACGGGGTATGGGAACCCGATCCGGCACAGTAGACAACCCCCGAATTGTAGCGTTTATTCCCCAGGATCACCGCACGGGCGACTTAGTATGCCCTCACCTTGTTCGCACTCGGCGTCGCGCCGCGGTAAACCCGCCGACGCTAGCGTCGCCCCCCGTCCTGACGCCTGAGCTGGGACTACTCTGGCAGTCATGAGTGCGCTGCCTGCGGCCCTGGGCCGTGTCCGTCCCGCCGTCGAGCACCGCCTGACCCAGGTCCTGGAGGACTGCCACCTGCGCTGGGAGGACCTGGGGCAGGCCGCCCCGGAGCTGCTCGAGGCCGCCGGGAGCGTCCTGAGTGGCGGCAAGCGCATGCGGGCCGTCCTGGGGGCTGTCGGCTGCGCGATCCTGAGCGCCCCGAAGCAGCGGGCCGAGCGCCTGACCGGTTCCGACGCCGTCCACCTGGGTACGGCGCTGGAGCTCTACCAGGCCAGTGCCCTGGTGCACGACGACCTCATGGATAGCGCCGACACGCGCCGGGGCCTGCCCGCAGCACACCGCGTCTTCGCCCGGAACCACGAGGCCCGGGGCTG
This region of Actinomyces oris genomic DNA includes:
- a CDS encoding DNA gyrase/topoisomerase IV subunit B, with the translated sequence MPSSENKTSRGDYSARHLSVLEGLEAVRKRPGMYIGSTDQRGLMHCVWEIVDNAVDEALEGHGDDISVTVHDDGSIEVRDNGRGVPVDIEPSSGLTGVELVYTKLHAGGKFGGGSYGAAGGLHGVGASVVNALAERMDVEVDRGGKTYAMSFHRGEPGIFDDSAGRGPSSPFTGFTKASELRVIGKVRRGVTGTRVRYWADPQIFPKPTEYDAAALRARLRQTSFLVPGLTLRLEDKRPEAEAIAASTTPAADAGETDDAVHEVTLRAAAKNATENRGDLFDTGDDDGVEVFQALGGTADFVDFLASDGSVTDTFRLTGEGTYTETVQQLDRASGHLRPVEVERTCMVDVALRWGIGYDTTERSFVNIIATPMGGTHLTGFEQALTKVLRKRIEADSRALKLTAKDGRVEKDDIMAGLTAVITVRVPEPQFEGQTKEVLGTGPVRQIVSKVVERELTSLLTSSKRDLKTQARALEEKIVGEMRARVSARLHKEITRRKTALETSSLPAKLADCRSDDVAASELFIVEGDSALGTAKNARDSEFQALLPIRGKILNVQKASQADMLRNVECSAIIQVVGAGSGRTFDLEAARYGKVILMTDADVDGAHIRTLLLTLFFRYMRPMIEAGRVFAAVPPLHRIEVSGSGRRKKEIIYTYSDEELVTTLRRLERAGRSFKEPQRYKGLGEMDAHQLAETTMEPQHRTLRRITLGDEAQIMEAESVFELLMGSSVEPRRDFIVEGARDVDRERIDA
- a CDS encoding DNA gyrase/topoisomerase IV subunit A, which translates into the protein MPKSATTRTPPPTDGEIVDLDLSTEMRTSFLEYAYSVIYARALPDARDGLKPVQRRILFQMDRMGLRPDRPHVKSSRVVGDVMGRLHPHGDTAIYEALVRLAQPFTMRLPLIDGHGNFGSLDDGPAAPRYTEARLAASALALTADLDEDTVDFAPNYDYTLTEPEVLPAAFPNLLVNGAAGIAVGMATNMPPHNLVEVVAAARHLLTHPEASLEDLMAFVPGPDLPAGGMIVGLDGIREAYRTGRGKFLTRATAHVESVSPRRKGIVVTELPYMVGPEKVISRIKEAVGSKKLQGITDVADLTDRKHGTRLVISVKNGYNPEAVLAQLYKHTPLEDSFGINNVSLVDGQPHTLGLRELLEVFVRHRLTVVTRRTRFRLGKRRERAHLVDGLLIAILDIDEVIAVIRSSDDAATARTRLMQVFDLTEPQAGYILELQLRRLTKFSVIELEKERDELAREIEALEAILADDVLLRRVVSRELAAVAEQFGTPRRTVLLEASGERVTSSAAAETADDASASGRGAKRAGGAVQPMTLMPSASPVPLTVPDDPCRVLLSATGLVARTAGTEPVARTGGRQPHDALTSQVATTARGRIGAVTDTGRLVLLDVVSTTEVPRTEGAPGLAGATQVRQLVDIEPEEKVVGLVPVGSADNPPIVLATAEGVIKRVKPGDEPRNAESWEVISLSEGDRVVFAGTAADTDFLALVTSDAQLLRFQAAKVRPQGRGAGGMAGISLHEGARVIAGAAVPEELLAEAVVVTVAGSEGSLPGTGGGSVKVTPLDRYPAKGRATGGVRSHRFLRGEDELVVAWVGVAPPRALREGGKPVALPEPDERRDGSGSPLPAPIIGIG
- a CDS encoding GNAT family N-acetyltransferase, translating into MAPGYGIRRAGSSPWPILRPGPRSSLSRQLTWRPLGPEDNHELAALIARAEDVDNPPYRTSEQETAEYFLDPTYSGVAGRDTDGVMRAFGLVRLRPAGEIYASMTGTVDPSVRNRGIGRTLLHWQAERARHLVGAERAGSVPGKGSAQVPAHVVTTVMEDDQRMQDHLKDMGFEPMRWYREVRRFLGDEIPEVDLDGFITIDPWTPEIDDDVRRAYNQAMAETWETENVTPEDWTAGSAYFAPQWSFVAMDRSGDRARVAGYLRSGRYEQDWQALGWREGYTDVLGVLSDYRHRQIGPALLVAAMRAYAADGMEYAAAGVDTDNPSGAVDLYESLGYVPTRGTILYALDV
- a CDS encoding DUF7455 domain-containing protein; amino-acid sequence: MQSMSTTGTSTAAQAVTTLDEQATPAADSTERPLTTADRCDVCDAQAYVRVVMLTGELFFCGHHARKHADKLKEVALLFQDETSTLTSGS
- a CDS encoding amidohydrolase, with translation MADQPSADLLIRDARIVPFRSRTELGALRRGDPHPGALAAPPPPGEPVDVRIKAGRVVEVGQGLNAPGTRVLEAEGSFLIPGLWDAHAHLDMEAARSARIDTLATRSAEEALELVARALRDHPAGSRPATIQGFGHRLSNWPRVPTVAELDAVTGEVPTLLISGDVHSGWLNSAALRVFGLPGASAQAPGAPMKEDPWFALLDRLDEVPGTRELRESGYRQVLADMLSRGVTGVVDMSWSEDPDDWPRRLRTMADEGVLTQVLPRIRIGVYRDKLERWIARGLRTGTALAGSPRLPDGSPVLVQGPLKVIADGSMGSGSAHMCEPYPAELGLEHACGVVNIDRAELTDLMAHASRQGYEMAIHAIGDAAVDDVAAAFAHSGAAGRLEHAQLLPADALAEPDGALRRLVGCGIELSVQPAHLIDDWAAVGRVWPGLEGRTYAFADMVAAGALLQLGSDAPVAPLDPWLAMSAAVGRRTPDGSVWSPDQRLTAEEALAASVNGAGPVAVGSQADLVLLAEDPLRLEAEELAGVLPVATVVAGAVACLQG
- a CDS encoding rhodanese-like domain-containing protein, which codes for MKRPLRVITASALLVVCSAIALSGCSGSAGSSASSSANTASAGAKASGPVIIDLRSAEEFKKGHLEGAVNYDFSSGDFSSQISSLDHSSQYQLYGSADQPKMASAVMRNAGFSSVTELGTLDAAKKTTGAKVVTG
- a CDS encoding RNA polymerase sigma factor, encoding MASSTVTRSSTELTDDVDETPLDDEDFDLDDEGDDDADYDDEDYDDSDEDDEDSSDGDEDQDDDSEAQAVQEDDGPAAELRDYYLDVSLEENGDGSKRSPFNDPASLKGVRLAPGATLFVRSRTVVENLEIAGHGTLEEPITLAPYGHGPVPRFVIGDSAPMVARDYLAQNGYIFRGWVIKGIKMQPSIAALTGELERMRREEAEKAASKKSGKRGKSQDKDGSFTVSDSDEGDEPAQRVVTAGATADPVKDYLKQIGKVALLNAEQEVELAKRIEAGLYAEHRLAEEGNDLPAKLRRELHWVAQDGQRAKNHLLEANLRLVVSLAKRYTGRGMLFLDLIQEGNLGLIRAVEKFDYTKGFKFSTYATWWIRQAITRAMADQARTIRIPVHMVEVINKLARVQRQMLQDLGREPTPEELAVELDMTPEKVVEVQKYGREPISLHTPLGEDGDSEFGDLIEDSEAVVPADAVSFTLLQEQLHAVLDTLSEREAGVVSMRFGLTDGQPKTLDEIGKVYGVTRERIRQIESKTMSKLRHPSRSQVLRDYLD